DNA sequence from the Lycium barbarum isolate Lr01 chromosome 5, ASM1917538v2, whole genome shotgun sequence genome:
ttttttttttttgtgcggagtgcccttcaaatgcattggtctttaatttgtgcccctcaaattgctggtctttaatttttgcccttcgcataaAACTCttaggtttcgggttcgaacctccgctcagtaaaaaaatttcaaaaattcgCCAGATAGAACTTGGATTCGCAAAACCGAGTTTTGCCTgcgaaactctgccttaaggcagagtttgctaAGACATAGTTTAGGCATAATTTGCTTGCAACACTCTACCTTAATTAAGGCATAGTTTGCAAGCAAACTCTACCCCATCAGACATAATTTGcctgcaaactctgccttaagatagagttttgcaggcaaactatGTCCGATAGGGTAGAGTTTGTAGGCAACCTCTgcctagcgattttttttttttttaaattttcgctTGAgcagaggtttttttttttttaagctaccaCCACATGGGTGGATATATTTTATTAATAATAGCCAAATATCCATAACACAAGCAAACAAAAAAATAGCTGGACGGACAGATCTACAAAGCCCAAGAAAAAGCAATACCACCCAAAATTCAACCAACAGATATCAACTCCATTGCTTCTTAGCTCAGGTATTTCCTTTGCTGCTCTTTGTTCCACATAGCTTTCTTCCTCCATTGCTTTCCACAAAATTGAAATCTTTGTATGTGACTCTTGAATCTCTTTACCATTTTCAGTTTCAAGTTTCAAGCCCCAATCTCATTATCAGTATTTATTGTAAATGGCTTTACCTATAATCGATCTGAGTTCACCAGCAAGATAAATGATTACCCagatttctaaatcctctatatagCTGGGTCTTGTATGTTTTGTGTAAGTAGCATTTGAATCTTTGATTGACGCCAATTATATGTCCCTCGAAGCTCTCACCAGAGACTTGGCTAACAAACCATCAGGAGTATGCCTCCAGATTCAAAATGAACTAAATATCACAAAACTCACATTTCGAAGCTGTATAGACTCTCTAGAATGAAGAGTATATAGATAATCAACTTATCAATCCCTCATTATGGATGTGCAATTCTGAATGTTTCTCTAGTATTGATATCTCTTCAATAGAATGAGCCAAGCTAATACCACACATTGCCGAAATATCAATACCTGAGTTACAATATTAGTCATGCACTCCTTAGAAGCCTCAAGTCCTTGCAATCCGAAACCCTGAAATTTTAGACGAAGAGCAAAAGTTAAATACTTTTATTTTGATGgataaaatttaaagatcaccccaaaataAGAGCATTACTGCGAATTGCCCTTGTGGAAAACCGAGCTTGAACAATAGTAATCCAGTCATTTACATGTTAAAATCAGGGGTTGACCCAAAGGACAGCCAGTGGGctataaaacaaacaaaaacagtGTTGAAACTCACTGCCAATATATTTTGCTTTTACGGTATACTGCATGCATATTTACCTGGAAAGACCATTACATTCTGTATCCTTTTAGATGCTCTCTCTTCCTCGTGCCTTTGATCCTCCTTTAATTTTGTCCTTTTTTTACAGCCCTTTGACCTAGCTATTAATAAACACTTGTCATTTCTACACTTTGTCGACTCTTTCCAAATATATAGTCATTGCATCGCCACAATATTAGTAACTGCCTGTGTAAGAACTTGACAAACATTAAAtagtttttaaaattaatttgaaGAAAAAGAACATAACATCAAAATTTAAATTAACCAGTTACTATTATTAGATTTCAAATATATCAAACTGTATTAAATAATACATCAAGTACAGTAAATATTTTTAGACAATCCAAGAAAATGAAAAAGTATTATACTTGCTGAGATCCATATGAAATGATTTTTTATATAATCAAGAAGAtattagcttcttttttttttgttcaaatttacccttatttTGAATTTTTATATAACCAAGAATTCATATTAAATAAGTGCTCTTTCCGGCCACTTTACTTGTCGTGCTTACTAAAAATAGATGGTCCAAAATAGTTATCActtaacaaaatcaaaatataattaactTCTATATTCCACCTATACACTTACTCAGTAAATGTGGAGAGAGAAATTAATGTGGTGAAAAAGAGATTTGTATTAAATTGAGATGAAAGAATAAATAAGGATGATTTAGGAGAATTATCCTTTTAGTTAAtgttttcttaaggggcgtgcaaaaaaaatgacaagtaaattGGACAAGAAGGAGTATAATATTTTAGAGCCAACTATGTTTCCAATGCTTCATTAACAGCTAATTTCAATCATCTAATATTCCAAATTCCAATATGTATTATGCCAATTTAGAAAAGATAAATTTTAATTGAGGATAATTTAGTGAAGCATCTCTTACTTTCTAGGGGTGGGTGAATTTCGGGTGTGCTTAAACTAAAAACGCCGTATAATATGAAGCAAAGGGAGTATAAATTAAGACGAAAAGGAGTATTTAGACTAACACAAACAATAAGGTGTACAAGGAAATGATTCTTATTCTCCCCCATATTCTCTCTTGTCTTGATGTCATACACGATTTCCATTACAACCATATATCATCCGTAATACCAGTAAATGATCGATACTCTTCTTCTCTTCCTTGTACGTAATTCTTTTTCTGCTTCAAGAATGGAGAAAGAACTTTTAATCAGATCACAATAAGTTTGATCACAATCCTATCATCACTTCATTAAACATGTTTAGAATGTGCATACTTTGAATGTGTTTTGATGGTGGCTAGGGAATTAACACACTTTAAAGGTTAATATCAATATCTACTTTAAGTGGAAAGAAAAGAACCACCGTAAATAGAAAAAatagaaagcaagaaaaaaacaaaagagTATTTGAGAGAATTTTTTCGATGCCTTTTTCCACTTTATTGAACCCTTCttttttcttgtcctttttcCTTAGCTGAGGAGAAAAGATTGTCCTTTCCAGGATAATTTTGATATCTTGTGTTTTGCTGACACTTATATTCGCTTCGCAAATTGCTTAAAGTTTTCCTTTGTTTAgcttgtaatttattttctttttgttaCGTTGATGATTATCAGAAAGTTTAtcagaaaaaaaaacaaatgtcTCCATAAATATATGATCAATATATCCCCTAATCCAATGTCTCGTTATCAGATTAATTTTAGTACTGTTTGGATCTCTTGTAAAACTTATGCCATGTAAAAAACATTCCTTACTAATTTTATAATCCTGTTTGGATCTCTTGTAAAACTTATGCCATGTAAATAACATTCCTTAGTAATTTTATAGTCCCGTTTGGATCTATTGTAACAACATTCTGgaacctgttttttttttctttttcttttttggatcGTTGAAACATGGAATATTGGGAGAATAACCGCTTTACTCACAAGTGAGTCATGAAGGACTTGATTTTAATTGAGGAGTTAGTAAATTGATTTATATGTATAGGAAGTGCTTGAAATAATTGATGGACTAACTAGATACACTTGTAAAATGTAAATAACGCTTTGGACTCACATTATGGCACTAAAACTAGGAAAATTAAACCACTCTGTAATTGTATTTTACCGTTTATATACAACTGTTCACTATTATTATTTTAAAGATCATCTGTAAGTAACTTATTTATATAAGTTTATGCACTACAATAGACATGGAATATAAAAGGAAATAAAGGGACAAGTGAACAATGATACTGGTTCTTAACTCCCTCTTTACTTTCAATTAATGCCAGATACATAAAGAGACAGTTTTATTATTTCCGATGAAGTAATAATTATTAGTCGTAGTAACATACAAACCCGAACAATTGATTAGATTAACAAAGAAAAAACAAACCATACACAATATCTCGGAAAAGAAAACCTACAGAAAGAATGAATTCTTTTAATGGAAAAGATTTTAGTCCTTTGATTTACAACGACAACCAATGTAACAAAGGGGAAGAGAacgcaaaagaaaaaaagaaattatcCAATTAATAGCGAGAGAAATAACACATTTTTTTGGTTTTCACTTATTGGCCGGTACTAATTTAAACTAACGCCATAAGTAGTGGCAGAACCAAGATTTTCAGTAGGAGCCTcgaaaatatgaagaagtaaatatGCAAAGAAGAAGTCAAGAAGGTTAAGCATCTACAATATAcgcataaaaaaataattttaatctttaaatatacagtgtaatttttcgccgaaagGGTTAACTCCTGAAGCCTACCTAGCTCCGCCTCTAGCCGTAAGGCTCATTAAAGGTGGAGGCATCATATCTATCCCGCCACAACCCTTGTTTGTAATAGGGTTTGTAATATTAACAGAATTCAAGTAAAACTGTCATAGCAATAATATTTCCACAAGTTACTCAAAAAGTCATTacatataaatataaaatataactTTTGTTTACTTTATAAGTGTCTTTAAATCTATTATAATTAAATTAGTTATCATTTTTACCATTTCAATTTAAAGTTTTAAGTAACTTTATTACCTTTAAGATTACAAATCTCATCTTCCTTCCAAGTTATATGATTACTTCTTAGTGTAAATTATTTCTTGTACTGCATATAGCTTAAACTCCTTAACAATTTAATAATCACTATAAAATAATCTAATTGTGTTAAAACTTTTCTACAAAGCTGCATATAGAGAAATTAAACTCATTATAATTGACTGGAATCCTAAACCAAATGACAAATAGCCTCATAAAACATGCTGTGAAAAAAATTGCACCAATACATGGTAGCTTGAATTCAAATTAACCTAATGAAgaaaaacaaaacatgcacatttaTCCTTGGAAAAGAAAAACGAAAAAAGATTGAAATTTTTACTAGTTTTATAATATTTTAAACAAGATAAAAGACAAAACGTTCCAAAAGAGAAAAGAGCAACAATAGTAAAAAGAAATTACCAAATAGCTAAAAGCTAGAACTACACAGGTATGTTGGAGTGTGACTGAAAGGAAGGGATCTTTCCCCAAGGCAGATAAAAGAGATTTACACGCAAACCTATTGGGTGCAACCAAGCTGTGCTGTTTCTTTacttctctttcttttctgcCAGTTTTCAGCAATGGAGAATGGTCGATTTAATGTCCACTTTCTTTTTTCTTCCACAGGGTTCTGTAAATAGAAGATCAGAAGCAAATCTTTTGGCTAAGACTTCAATTTTAATCAGCCAACATGCAGACGGAAGAAGAAAATGTTGAATCATTGCCAACATCGTAATTTTCACCAACACCAACGCCGCCGTTTATATTTCTTGTTTCATGGTCATCATTACCTGTATTGATAAAGTAGCCATTTTCATTATCTACAAGTATATCCACTTCCACAAGATCAGATGACTCTTCTTCTTGATCTTCTTCTCCTTTAGAGGAAGTGACGGCTGAGAGGAGTAATGGAGAGTTAATGCCACGTCCCACGATAGGATTAGGCTCAGTTAGTAACTTGCCATCTCGAGGTGGTGCGAATATCACTGGCATGTATTCCTCAGCTTCACATGGGAATTTTGAGTTCTTGAAATGCTCTTTCAATGCCTCTATTCCCTTCACAAAACACACAAAATTCAATTAGTGATAcaaaaatcaataatacaggaaTTATGAAGTCAGCATTTCTTGTTAAaatatttgatatattttttagaattaataAACAATGCATAAGTACTTAAGATATGAATGCACTTTTAAAGCAAAATTAATATTCAAGTTTTTACCATTATAAGAATTACTAATTTTTATCATTTTAGTGTGTGTTAGTCCATTATTACTACCAGCGGCATTACTATTTCACaatcttttttcaaaaattatgcagataatatttataaaaaacgAAATAGTAACAATCAAACATTATACTACTAATAATGCTGAATTTATTAGGAAAGTTTAAATTCTTACTACTTCCAACAAAACAACCTTTAATAAgtgcaagagaaatatttcaacttGTATGATGATAATGGAAGAAAGGGGGAAACTGGAACATACTTGTAATCTAGCATAAGTAACTTGGCAAATTTTTCTGGAGTTGAAGACCTCCCAATTTTGAAGATGAAAAGCCTTGTAGAGTCTCAAAGTTGCCTCTGGTGAAGTCATGTTCACGAATCCATATCCCACGTTGCACTTGTTACTAACAAATACACATAATAATCATTAGTAAGAAAACAAAATTAAGGGATAAAAAATCAATCTTTTGAAGCTAATTATAAAAAAACCCACATGAAATCGATGGGAAgataaacaaaatcataagagGAATTTGGCTGATCATCGCCGTCGGCAATCTGCTCGTTACAGTGAATGCAGTGGTTGTCCAGCATGTTCAGCAGCAGCTTCTGACTGCACCAGACCCCAAATATATGTcagtcaaatataccaaatacCAACATTTATACTTTTTTTTCTATACCAAGGTCATTGAAAAATTAATTTCAACATAAAATATTgctacataaaatttggtcagaGAGATTAAAAAACTAATCCTGGCTGCTTCATTAGCTTATGCAATGTTTAATTGACAGATCGACATCATGTGATACTGCTTTCGTCCTAATTTATGTGTAACTGTTACTTTCCGAAGGTTGATTTGAATAAACTTTGAAGCTTAAACTGAACTAAATCAATTTAATATTCTAAAAAACAAAAGTTGAATATTCAAAAACTGTACAAAAAGTGTCATAAGTTATGTTAATATGCTGAGAGAATAGGTAAAAAACTTATATAGTTTAAATCTTGAAAAGCAAaaaatatcatataaattgagagcCAAAATTATGTTAAACTAAAGTCATTGTAGTACTATATGAGATAAAATgtggaaaagaaaaaaagcaaTACAAAGAttagtaaattaaaaaaaaagacctTAAAATAGGTAATCCTTGGATAATATTCCTCTTTGTTACTTTATTTCCCCTACACTAGCCTATGTACTAAGACTTGGTTAATTAGATAAAGCGAAAACAAAGGAATCAGAATATAATATTAATACATAGGGAATAAAGTAAGAAAAGATTGAATTTTAGAGACAAAACGAATTAACCTGTACTTGTTGGGTATGTTCTTGATCATGACAGTAGTTCTGGAATCTAAGCAATTTGATTCCATAATCCCATCTTCGTTAATTAGAAAACGAGGATCATACCCTTTTACCTGCTTTGATGTGCAACTCTTCCATGGCCTATTAGTACTGCTCTTACCTTGTTGAAACATTTGATGTGGTTGCTTTGAAGGAGGAGAACTGCTACTACTTGCACTAATATTGTTACACTTTTTGGCATGATTTTTCTTCCCAGGCCTAACATTTGATGACACACACAAAGAAGCCAATGATTCTTGAACTGATGACCCACCACCTGAACTTTCACTTCCACTATATCCACCACTAGGGTTTCCTTTAAAGTAATTTGATTTCTGATTTTGAAATTGATGGGATTTTGAGGTATTGTTGTACACCCTTTGAGGTTTTCTATAGGAATGTGAGGGTGGAGTAATTGGAGGAGAATTAGTTGGTGACAAATTGTTATATCTGGATATTCTTGAAgagtaattgttgttgttaaaatGACCATTGAATTTGTTAGGTGGTGAATATTGATGAGAACCTCTTGAGAATCTTCTGCTGTTATTTCCACCTGGCCTACTGAATTCAATCAACAATTGCTTCCCATTTAAATCATTGCCATTCATCTCCATTAGTGCCCTTGCTGCATCTCTAACATCATAAAACTCCACAAACCTTTGATGCCTCTTCATTGGTGTCTCCCTCAATTCCTTCACAGgccctataaattcaacaacaAAAAACACATAATCAAGaagaccaaaaaataaaaataaaaagtattcGCCTACTACTATGGTAAGGCATGTCGAAAAAATTCAATAACAACTAAGGATCAAGCTCACAAAAGGCAGAGATGTGATAAATATTCGGGTTGATTTCTCGTATTCTTACTCAACTAATAGTCATTATCTCAGAAAGTCACATTTCTTTCTTGATTCCAACTTTCTTCGACAAATAAAGTCATTAGTTGAATGACAATATGAGAAATCTAATTAAAAAATATTCATGTAATATTAAAAACCaaaaaggaaattaaaaaaaGTGAGCATACCAAAAGCTTGAAAAATATCTCTAAGTGAACCAGTAGAAGTTTGAGGGTCCAAATTGAAAATCACAAGTGTCCCTTGATTATTGCCATCAGGAAGACCAGAAGTAACTGGAAAAGTAAACTGAGCCCAAACAGCTCTTCCATTAATAAGTCCACGCGCCGGTGGTGGGAGTGGTGTAAAAACAACAGAATTTTGCCCCAAATTAACACACTCATAATAATGCATCCTTAAACGCATTTGTTGTTGCATGTGTTGTTCTTGAATCTCCGTTAACGCTGTTTGCGCGTGTCTTAAATCATAGAAATGAACCGTTACAATCCCTTCTCTAACCCTTGTCATTTGTACTGCTCTAACATCACCAAATACCTCTAAATCTCTTCTAATAATAGATTCACTCACATCATTAGGTACCATACTTAATAACAAAGTTCTTGTAGACATTGAACTTGGTGGTGGCAAAACAGGCGTACGGACAGGTGGGTTTGTGCTAACATACGCCGGTGGAACATGGTACGATGAAACATCACCGTACGGTGGTAACGGTGGCGGTAAAGGTGGTGGTGCACATGAGTAAGGGTAGTAAAATTGATTATTAGCGAGTAAAGGTAAAGAATTGTTGTTATGGGGTTGATTAAATGGATATCTTGGTGTAAATTCTTGAGCTCTAGGATCAAGATTTCCATGAATCATACCATTGTCCTCCATTTTTTTATCAGCAAAGATGGGTTTTATTTTCTTGAATCTTTGAGATGGGGTCTCTCTAAAATTTGTTGAAAATCAGTATTGCACCTAATTATATGGTGGAAGGTACAGTAGACGTAATAGAAGAAGATCTctctagacttttttttttttcttgagacATAAAAACAACAATTGCTTAGTCTATGTTTCTCTCTCTAGGGGTCTATGGTCTGAAGCAGAGTCTATACACTGGAGTCTCTAGAGTCTTGTCCATGTAacatgagagagagagagagagacagagagaaATGAGAGACAAATTCAAGAATGTTAAAAAGAACAAATGAGACGACTAATGCACGACCATCTTTTCAACCAAATTTTGCTACAAATGTTTTGGGACTGTCAATGATACAATTGAAGTTACCTAAATGCccccattttttttattaattatactccctccatttgaTAGTAAGTGATTTTTTTAGATCATGTACCCCCCTTCCGAAATTGCTCGCTTTTAAAAAATTAgaagtgtttttactaacttatccctaattaaattttaaatctactttttggaaaaaaaaaaggtggttAATGAATCTTGACTATTAAATAAGGATAATCTTAAAAGAATTTGTCCAAAGTCTTTTTAAACTtttaaaacaccacttattttgaaaaaaattcaaaagcctaaaacaccacttattatgaaatggaAGGAGTAGTTAATTAATAGAAATATTACCTTTAATTTATCACTTCATTATAGTATTAGTGGCCGTTTGGTAGGTAGCtaaaattatcccgggattataatcccggaactaatttatcccatattttgggattattttatcccatctaggagatgggataaaataatctcgGGATAAGTGGAATAGGaagggatatcccagcttatactaTGGGATGCATTTTGTAcctgtttggtacaaggtataaatttataccttctaccaaacatgatacaaaaaattagtgctgggatatctcagcttataccatgcaccaaacgccCCTTAAATTATTGATGAAAATACCAAATGCAAAAAAGTGACCTTTTTTTCTAATAATAATTGTACTAATTGATAGTATCACGTTATTAATTACTAACtccttccgttcacttttatttgtttactatactaaaaatagatatttatttttatttgctcagtttcaaaaaccaagaGATAAGTTAACTAAATGCTCCCGTtaggattttttttattaattatagTTAACTAATAGAAATATTACCTTTAATTTATCACTTCATTATAGTAATAAAATTAGgatatgcaatttggatttcttaagttgtattttttcttataaatataaaaatttcacaagttgtgaaaactatcaaaatattctcaattcttatacacttaccaaatgagcaagtcatagtttataataaaattaatactctACTAGAAGACATTTAAAAGGTACaatatcaattaatcaaactttaattcaataaaaaaaaattaacatgaatagtaatataactattctttaatataatcctcccacatggtagatATAAATAAAGGCTGGTAATGATTGGTGAgagtaattattaaaaatatctaccaacttatgatttttttttttacaaaatataaaattatgagtcaagttttatatttaaaaattttgaaactatgatttgaaatcccaaatcatgtctTTTTAGATGATTTAATTTTTCAAATTATGATTTAAAATCAtaagataaaatatatatatcaaatcaTGATTTAATTTTTAATGTATAGTTTATATTTGTAATAGCTTTTTACCGTCAGATGGTACACTTTATTACCTCTTTGTAGCGACCTTTctccaatatatatatttattatattctAATGACTAAAAcataatttattaattatattttattagAGACATAACTCAAAAAAAATTGTAAGTTCCAACAAAAAACTGAAACGACAAAAGCTCTTTGTGAACCTATAAGAGAAATTGAAAGATGAAGTTGGGGACTCTTGGTGTTTTACCATTTCTCCACACATTCCACTTTAGACCATTACGTCAATTTTGTCATTTTTCCAGTATCATTCATGGGGTATGGGGTCTAAACGTTAAATTGTTTCATTAGAAATAGATGTGATTTTCATCTAAATAATGGAAAAAACTAATCAAATATTGTTATAAGTGTAAAACATGGAGAAAAAAGTGCGGACAAACgaatatagagcctgtttggatggacttaaaaaaaacagcttataagctggaaataacttataagttaaaaaaaaataagttggggtaggccaacttattttttttggcttataagttgttttcaacttataagctgctttagataagctaagtcaaacgggctcaattaattttttgggcttattttaagtacaaaatgattttaaactggtcagccaaacactcaaaaaagctgaaaacagcttataggcaacttataagccaatccaaacgggctcatagagAAGTTTGAttgtattttgttttaaggagtaaTTTTTTGTACCAGAATGTCTTACTTCttttgtctcaaaatatttgtaaATTTTAGAGTTTTGATATAAGGAAATGAGTTAACTTAATtagatttaattttaaaaattagtcAAATTTGATCCTGATAAATGGACAGTCAATAAATCGAAATGTGAAACTGTAATGTGTGAAAGCCTCCATTAAAtttaaaaaaggaaaatttagtAAGCAAGTCTGAAACTGCTTTAATGTATTTTCAATTGTACACTGTAAAACTGGTTTTACTCAGGGAGTCATCTAAACTAATTATAGAATATCCATCAAGTTTATTAACTTAAATAAAAGGAAGTACACAAAAGGAAAATGTAAAAACAGTAAACGCgtttattttaaagttaaatttggCCAGGAAAAATTCTAGTATTTCACCCTTTAATTTGTCCGAGCTGTTTCAAACTTGTTAAAGTTTGCAGTCAAAGCAAATAAGATTTTAACAATCTGATTCAAAATTCattctttgtccatatatatcTCCAAAAAATTTGGAATATTTTTCAATAGTGAATTTATCACTACAAATATTAGTCGTTTAAAAAGTTTTGGACCGGTCAAAGTTAAATTATTACAAAGATTAACACAATCCAGTAGCTAGATAAAGCAAAAACATTAGTCTTATGCTCTTATTATTCACTTATTATGAGCCtttttggattggcttataagttgttttcagcttt
Encoded proteins:
- the LOC132641190 gene encoding protein terminal ear1-like isoform X2; protein product: MEDNGMIHGNLDPRAQEFTPRYPFNQPHNNNSLPLLANNQFYYPYSCAPPPLPPPLPPYGDVSSYHVPPAYVSTNPPVRTPVLPPPSSMSTRTLLLSMVPNDVSESIIRRDLEVFGDVRAVQMTRVREGIVTVHFYDLRHAQTALTEIQEQHMQQQMRLRMHYYECVNLGQNSVVFTPLPPPARGLINGRAVWAQFTFPVTSGLPDGNNQGTLVIFNLDPQTSTGSLRDIFQAFGPVKELRETPMKRHQRFVEFYDVRDAARALMEMNGNDLNGKQLLIEFSRPGGNNSRRFSRGSHQYSPPNKFNGHFNNNNYSSRISRYNNLSPTNSPPITPPSHSYRKPQRVYNNTSKSHQFQNQKSNYFKGNPSGGYSGSESSGGGSSVQESLASLCVSSNVRPGKKNHAKKCNNISASSSSSPPSKQPHQMFQQGKSSTNRPWKSCTSKQVKGYDPRFLINEDGIMESNCLDSRTTVMIKNIPNKYSQKLLLNMLDNHCIHCNEQIADGDDQPNSSYDFVYLPIDFINKCNVGYGFVNMTSPEATLRLYKAFHLQNWEVFNSRKICQVTYARLQGIEALKEHFKNSKFPCEAEEYMPVIFAPPRDGKLLTEPNPIVGRGINSPLLLSAVTSSKGEEDQEEESSDLVEVDILVDNENGYFINTEPCGRKKKVDIKSTILHC
- the LOC132641190 gene encoding protein terminal ear1-like isoform X1, with product MEDNGMIHGNLDPRAQEFTPRYPFNQPHNNNSLPLLANNQFYYPYSCAPPPLPPPLPPYGDVSSYHVPPAYVSTNPPVRTPVLPPPSSMSTRTLLLSMVPNDVSESIIRRDLEVFGDVRAVQMTRVREGIVTVHFYDLRHAQTALTEIQEQHMQQQMRLRMHYYECVNLGQNSVVFTPLPPPARGLINGRAVWAQFTFPVTSGLPDGNNQGTLVIFNLDPQTSTGSLRDIFQAFGPVKELRETPMKRHQRFVEFYDVRDAARALMEMNGNDLNGKQLLIEFSRPGGNNSRRFSRGSHQYSPPNKFNGHFNNNNYSSRISRYNNLSPTNSPPITPPSHSYRKPQRVYNNTSKSHQFQNQKSNYFKGNPSGGYSGSESSGGGSSVQESLASLCVSSNVRPGKKNHAKKCNNISASSSSSPPSKQPHQMFQQGKSSTNRPWKSCTSKQVKGYDPRFLINEDGIMESNCLDSRTTVMIKNIPNKYSQKLLLNMLDNHCIHCNEQIADGDDQPNSSYDFVYLPIDFINKCNVGYGFVNMTSPEATLRLYKAFHLQNWEVFNSRKICQVTYARLQGIEALKEHFKNSKFPCEAEEYMPVIFAPPRDGKLLTEPNPIVGRGINSPLLLSAVTSSKGEEDQEEESSDLVEVDILVDNENGYFINTGNDDHETRNINGGVGVGENYDVGNDSTFSSSVCMLAD